The proteins below are encoded in one region of Bacillus horti:
- a CDS encoding ATP phosphoribosyltransferase regulatory subunit, which translates to MTKPFVFEKPLGMRDILPTDVERKEEVLLRIQKVIKRWGYERIETPTLEFYDTVGGVSATLEQKLFKLLDRSGRSLVLRPDMTTPIARVVGSLLKEQAFPLRLAYQGNVFRAQENEAGKNAEFPEVGVELIGEVAPDADAEVLVLAIESLRAAGVEKFQIAIGHVGFLHSLLALYFEDGEQQELKRHLYQKNYVGFQQLVVDSALAEGDKEKVLALLKLQGGAEILETLKQLELPNPLKKSIYELEELWAVLKLYGITEHILLDLSLLKEMDYYTGILFEGYAHSLGFPICDGGRYDQLLEGFGRPAPAIGFSLKLDRVIEVVGSSLTQKGCKEKPIRILYGEAERRKAIELAARHRAEGRIVKLHFKQNGAFEKDERLAEEIIDLRKGGA; encoded by the coding sequence ATGACGAAGCCATTTGTGTTTGAAAAACCATTGGGAATGAGGGATATCCTTCCCACTGACGTTGAACGCAAGGAAGAGGTTCTTTTACGAATACAAAAAGTGATCAAGCGCTGGGGATATGAACGGATTGAAACCCCGACTTTAGAATTTTACGATACGGTTGGCGGTGTGAGTGCGACGCTTGAGCAGAAGCTGTTTAAACTGTTGGATCGCTCGGGCCGCTCTCTTGTACTGCGCCCAGATATGACGACTCCGATTGCGCGAGTGGTGGGTTCTTTATTGAAGGAGCAAGCGTTCCCTTTACGCTTAGCGTATCAGGGAAATGTGTTTAGAGCACAGGAAAATGAAGCAGGGAAAAATGCCGAGTTCCCTGAGGTCGGTGTCGAGCTTATTGGAGAGGTGGCCCCTGATGCGGATGCTGAAGTGCTCGTGCTAGCGATTGAATCGCTGCGTGCAGCTGGAGTAGAGAAGTTCCAAATAGCGATTGGTCATGTAGGATTCCTGCATTCCTTGTTAGCTCTATATTTTGAGGATGGTGAGCAGCAGGAGCTAAAGCGTCATTTATATCAAAAAAATTACGTTGGTTTCCAGCAGCTTGTAGTGGATTCTGCCCTAGCGGAGGGGGATAAAGAGAAGGTTCTAGCTCTCCTAAAGCTACAAGGAGGAGCTGAGATTCTAGAAACATTGAAGCAGCTTGAGTTACCAAATCCTTTGAAGAAGTCCATTTATGAGCTAGAGGAGCTGTGGGCTGTGCTCAAGCTGTACGGGATAACGGAGCATATACTGTTAGACCTAAGTTTATTAAAAGAAATGGACTATTACACAGGGATTCTTTTTGAAGGCTACGCCCATTCATTAGGTTTTCCGATATGTGATGGTGGTAGATATGATCAATTGCTTGAGGGCTTTGGACGTCCCGCACCAGCTATCGGATTTTCGTTGAAGCTTGACCGTGTGATTGAGGTTGTCGGTTCCTCCTTGACTCAGAAGGGGTGTAAAGAGAAGCCGATAAGGATACTGTACGGAGAGGCAGAGCGAAGGAAGGCGATTGAGCTTGCGGCAAGGCATAGGGCTGAGGGGCGTATTGTAAAACTGCATTTTAAACAGAACGGTGCTTTTGAAAAAGATGAACGCCTAGCCGAAGAGATCATTGATCTTAGAAAAGGAGGGGCGTAG
- the hisD gene encoding histidinol dehydrogenase, producing the protein MIKIIERKAQDATASLQRSIETGTKEQRQAVWDIIEQVKANGDRALFQLTHQFDGVQLDTLNVSEEEIQEAYKFVDEETVETFKQAITNIVQFHEKQKRESWMYSNPNGTKLGMKLRPLQRVGLYVPGGTAALLSSVLMTAIPAQVAGVQQLVLTTPPSKTGKVAPTVLVAADLLGIREIYSVGGAQAIAALAYGTETIKGVDKIVGPGNIYVALAKREVFGTVDIDMIAGPSEIVVLADEQQNPAYIAADLLSQAEHDVLASAICVTTSKELAQDVQAELVKQVQKLPRREIALKALEQHGAIYVTETLEEALDIVNQLAPEHLELMVEEPFELLDSIHHAGAVFLGEYSSEPVGDYFAGPNHVLPTNGSARFSSPLNVDDFMKKSSIIAYSKQDLMENADKIMRIARFEELEGHAQAIQIRLEQSSKD; encoded by the coding sequence ATGATTAAAATCATTGAGAGAAAAGCTCAGGATGCCACGGCTTCTCTGCAGCGGAGTATAGAAACAGGTACGAAGGAGCAGCGCCAGGCGGTTTGGGACATTATAGAGCAAGTGAAGGCAAATGGAGATCGAGCTTTGTTTCAGCTTACTCATCAATTCGATGGAGTTCAGCTTGATACACTTAACGTTTCAGAAGAGGAAATACAAGAAGCGTATAAGTTTGTTGATGAAGAAACAGTCGAGACATTTAAGCAGGCGATCACAAACATCGTTCAGTTTCATGAGAAACAGAAGAGAGAATCCTGGATGTATTCGAATCCTAATGGCACTAAGCTCGGAATGAAGCTACGTCCTCTGCAAAGAGTGGGCTTGTATGTTCCAGGTGGAACAGCCGCCTTGCTGTCATCCGTTTTAATGACCGCTATTCCGGCTCAGGTGGCTGGAGTTCAACAGCTAGTGCTCACTACTCCTCCCTCAAAAACCGGAAAAGTAGCTCCAACTGTGCTGGTAGCTGCTGATCTCCTAGGTATTCGAGAGATATATAGTGTAGGCGGAGCACAGGCAATTGCGGCTCTAGCTTATGGTACGGAAACAATAAAAGGAGTAGATAAAATTGTTGGTCCGGGGAATATCTATGTGGCCTTAGCGAAACGAGAGGTGTTCGGTACGGTGGATATCGATATGATCGCTGGACCTAGCGAGATTGTTGTTCTAGCAGATGAACAGCAGAATCCAGCGTATATTGCCGCAGACCTATTATCTCAAGCAGAGCATGATGTACTTGCTTCAGCGATCTGTGTAACAACGTCCAAGGAGCTGGCTCAAGATGTTCAAGCAGAGCTGGTAAAGCAGGTGCAGAAGCTGCCACGCAGAGAAATCGCTTTAAAAGCACTGGAACAGCATGGAGCCATTTATGTAACAGAAACATTAGAGGAAGCCCTTGATATTGTAAATCAGCTTGCTCCTGAGCATTTAGAGCTAATGGTGGAGGAGCCCTTTGAGCTTCTGGACAGCATTCATCACGCAGGAGCGGTTTTCCTAGGAGAGTACAGCTCTGAGCCAGTTGGAGATTATTTTGCAGGACCAAATCATGTTCTGCCTACTAACGGTTCAGCCCGCTTTTCATCTCCGCTAAATGTGGATGACTTTATGAAGAAGAGTAGCATTATTGCTTATAGTAAACAGGATTTAATGGAAAATGCAGATAAAATTATGCGCATAGCTAGATTTGAAGAGCTAGAAGGTCATGCACAGGCTATTCAAATTCGATTAGAGCAATCGAGTAAGGATTAA
- the hisG gene encoding ATP phosphoribosyltransferase yields MQTRNRPLMIAMPKGRIFEEAVALLRKAGYPLPPEFEESRKLVIDVPEADMSFILAKPTDVPTYVEYGVADLGVVGKDVLLEEERDVYELLDLQISYCRLCIAGLPDWKPTRSPRVATKYPNVASAYFRQQGQQVEVIKLNGSIELAPIVGLADRIVDIVSTGQTLLENGLVELETITQVSSRLIANQVSYRMRREEIQSMIKRLKAVVEGKHD; encoded by the coding sequence ATGCAAACTAGAAATAGACCGCTAATGATTGCTATGCCTAAGGGAAGAATTTTTGAGGAGGCTGTAGCTCTGCTTCGAAAGGCAGGATATCCCTTGCCTCCTGAGTTTGAGGAGTCAAGAAAGCTGGTAATTGATGTGCCAGAAGCGGATATGTCTTTCATTCTAGCGAAGCCTACGGATGTACCTACGTATGTAGAGTATGGGGTAGCCGATCTCGGTGTAGTAGGCAAGGATGTATTACTGGAGGAGGAGCGGGATGTGTATGAGCTGCTAGATTTGCAGATCAGCTATTGCCGCTTATGTATTGCTGGTCTTCCAGATTGGAAACCTACCCGTTCACCAAGAGTAGCTACAAAGTATCCGAATGTGGCTTCCGCCTATTTCAGGCAGCAGGGACAGCAGGTTGAAGTGATTAAGCTGAATGGCTCTATTGAACTGGCTCCAATTGTGGGCTTAGCGGATCGGATTGTGGATATTGTATCGACAGGACAGACTCTACTGGAAAATGGATTGGTAGAGCTGGAAACGATCACTCAGGTTTCCTCTCGACTGATTGCCAATCAGGTGAGCTATCGGATGAGAAGAGAAGAGATACAGTCTATGATTAAGCGATTAAAGGCTGTTGTGGAGGGAAAGCATGATTAA